One genomic region from Stutzerimonas decontaminans encodes:
- a CDS encoding RNA polymerase sigma factor — translation MRNNNKIPDSCLQCYVHHRQQLVAHLTRVGGCRALAEDLAQDAWLKLAQVMPEQRLDNPKAYLFRIATNLLRDALRHRALLGASDECPLELIEAVQADPCGLVENQCALQCVLRQLDDLPPRCREVFELARLEGLSQAEIAERLGISVNTVIAQLAKARQRLERP, via the coding sequence ATGCGCAATAACAACAAGATCCCCGATTCCTGCCTGCAGTGTTATGTCCACCATCGCCAGCAACTGGTCGCGCACCTGACCCGTGTCGGCGGCTGCCGCGCGCTGGCCGAAGATCTGGCCCAGGACGCCTGGCTGAAGCTCGCCCAGGTCATGCCCGAGCAGCGTCTCGACAACCCCAAGGCCTATCTCTTTCGCATCGCCACCAACCTCTTGCGTGATGCCCTGCGCCATCGCGCCCTGCTCGGTGCATCGGACGAGTGTCCACTGGAACTCATCGAAGCGGTCCAGGCCGACCCTTGCGGGCTGGTGGAAAACCAGTGCGCGCTGCAGTGCGTGCTGCGCCAGCTCGATGACCTACCGCCGCGTTGCCGCGAGGTATTCGAACTGGCGCGGCTGGAAGGACTCAGCCAGGCGGAGATCGCCGAGCGTCTGGGCATTTCGGTGAACACCGTGATCGCACAGCTGGCCAAGGCGCGCCAGCGACTGGAGCGGCCGTAA